A genomic region of Trichothermofontia sichuanensis B231 contains the following coding sequences:
- a CDS encoding adenylate/guanylate cyclase domain-containing protein: MASMRDEDKTREQLLEELATLRQRLHDLEALLHPATPQGAYCQIPDNAVEGHYQTTPTGQLCRVNAAFARLLGYDSPDELIERIPTIAQLYWDAQDWPDLAQRLAQTGEVIGRESQMCRRDGQPIWVAEYIRLQHDPDSGRLYYEGSCIDISRRKQAELALQQANLALAQANAELEHRVIERTAALQAANDDLLAEIVERTRAEANLRQAKEQLEAILEAVPGIVSWVSADRKYLGVNRRLAELFHLPREAFVGQDIGFLGVSPDFEQFVADFFAQPAAEAYQEIRAWVDGEVHTFLIVAQKYDHARAAFVVGIDITERRRAEAALRESKEQLEAILEAVPGIVSWISAEQRYLGVNRRLAELYQLPREAFVGQDIGFLGSSNEFNQFVREFFASPDQDAFREIAAIVNGETRSFLIVVQKYNQGQAAFAVGIDITERRRAEAALHTTKDQLEAILEAVPGFVSWIGDDLRYLGVNRYLAEMFGLPREAFIGQPIGFLGSSHDFNQFVRDFFASPSWETSQEISALVRGEQRHFLMVTQKYNGGKAAFFIGIDITERLQMEEALRKAEEKYRGIFENAIEGIFQTTVDGRYLSANPALARMYGFETPADLIAYLTDIEQQLYVDPKRRAEFCRLMQTQGAVADFESEVYRRDGTRIWISENARVVTDETGRILYYEGTVEDITERKRAQMALQQANERLEERVEERTAALREVNHRLRVEIAERRQVELALRNSEAELRALFAAMTDVIAVFDAEGRYLKMVATNSTLPYNPHQERVGRTVHEVLPPELAQCFLTYIRQVLATKTTYSLEYSMPMGSFPHPPTIEPDGTTTPPAEMAWFSANVSPMNDNMVVWVARNITERKRSEEALRQEQQKSERLLLNILPQPIAEQLKQKQDQTLIAERFEQATILFADIVDFTGLASNIPPVRLVSILNQIFSTFDHLAERYGLEKIKTIGDAYMVVGGLPAQREDHAEAVADMALAMQQAIACFLRDNREPFKLRIGVNTGPVVAGVIGLKKFAYDLWGDTVNVASRMESQGIPGKIQVTEAIYQRLHDRYIFECRGEIDVKGRGPMTTYWLVGKRNLAPNDPLLSPACKLQQL; encoded by the coding sequence ATGGCATCGATGAGAGACGAAGATAAAACCAGAGAACAACTCCTGGAAGAGTTAGCCACACTCCGCCAGCGTCTACACGACTTGGAAGCGCTCCTTCATCCCGCCACACCCCAAGGGGCCTACTGCCAGATCCCTGACAATGCCGTCGAAGGCCATTACCAGACAACGCCCACCGGCCAACTCTGCCGAGTTAACGCTGCCTTTGCCCGCCTCCTGGGCTACGACTCCCCTGATGAGTTAATCGAGCGCATCCCGACGATCGCCCAACTCTACTGGGATGCCCAGGACTGGCCAGACCTCGCTCAGCGTTTGGCCCAGACTGGCGAAGTTATTGGGCGAGAAAGCCAGATGTGCCGTCGGGATGGCCAACCGATTTGGGTAGCGGAATATATCCGCCTTCAGCACGACCCCGACAGTGGTCGTCTCTACTACGAAGGCTCCTGCATCGATATTAGCCGCCGCAAACAGGCTGAACTGGCTCTCCAACAGGCCAACCTTGCCCTAGCCCAGGCAAACGCGGAATTAGAGCACCGCGTCATAGAACGAACAGCAGCCCTCCAGGCAGCCAACGATGATCTGTTGGCTGAGATCGTGGAACGCACTCGAGCTGAAGCCAATCTGCGGCAGGCGAAGGAGCAACTGGAGGCAATCCTGGAAGCCGTGCCGGGGATTGTTTCGTGGGTGAGCGCCGATCGCAAGTACCTAGGCGTCAATCGCCGGTTGGCCGAATTATTTCACCTGCCCAGGGAGGCGTTTGTCGGCCAAGATATCGGCTTTTTAGGCGTCAGTCCTGATTTTGAACAGTTTGTGGCTGACTTTTTTGCCCAGCCTGCTGCGGAGGCCTACCAGGAGATTCGGGCTTGGGTAGACGGCGAAGTCCACACTTTTCTAATCGTAGCCCAAAAGTACGATCACGCTCGTGCCGCGTTTGTTGTCGGCATTGATATTACCGAGCGGCGGCGCGCTGAGGCGGCCTTACGGGAGTCGAAGGAACAACTGGAGGCAATCCTAGAAGCCGTGCCGGGGATTGTTTCCTGGATTAGTGCCGAACAGCGGTATTTGGGGGTCAATCGTCGGCTCGCCGAACTCTATCAACTGCCACGGGAAGCCTTTGTGGGACAGGATATTGGTTTTCTGGGCAGTAGTAATGAGTTTAATCAATTCGTGCGTGAGTTCTTTGCCAGCCCTGATCAGGATGCTTTCCGGGAGATTGCCGCGATCGTCAATGGTGAGACGCGTAGCTTCCTGATCGTTGTCCAGAAGTACAACCAGGGACAGGCCGCGTTTGCCGTTGGCATTGATATTACCGAGCGGCGGCGGGCTGAGGCGGCTCTCCATACCACCAAAGATCAGCTAGAAGCCATTCTGGAAGCAGTACCGGGGTTTGTCTCCTGGATCGGGGATGATTTGCGTTACCTCGGCGTCAACCGTTACCTGGCTGAAATGTTTGGTCTGCCACGCGAAGCCTTCATTGGGCAGCCGATCGGTTTTCTGGGAAGCAGTCACGATTTCAACCAATTTGTGCGGGACTTTTTTGCCAGTCCCAGTTGGGAAACCTCCCAGGAAATCTCGGCCCTTGTTCGGGGAGAACAACGCCATTTCCTCATGGTGACCCAGAAATATAACGGCGGTAAAGCCGCTTTCTTTATTGGCATTGATATTACTGAGCGGCTGCAGATGGAAGAGGCGCTGCGCAAAGCGGAGGAGAAATATCGCGGCATTTTTGAAAATGCGATCGAAGGGATCTTCCAAACCACCGTCGATGGTCGCTACCTCAGTGCGAACCCAGCCCTAGCCCGTATGTACGGCTTTGAAACCCCGGCTGACCTCATAGCCTACTTGACGGATATTGAGCAGCAACTCTACGTTGACCCTAAGCGACGGGCGGAATTTTGCCGTTTAATGCAAACACAGGGGGCTGTCGCCGACTTTGAGTCTGAGGTTTACCGTCGTGATGGCACGCGCATCTGGATATCGGAAAATGCCCGTGTAGTAACTGATGAAACCGGACGCATTCTCTATTATGAAGGGACCGTAGAGGATATTACCGAGCGCAAACGTGCCCAAATGGCGCTGCAACAAGCCAATGAACGCCTAGAAGAACGGGTGGAAGAGCGCACCGCTGCCCTACGAGAAGTTAACCATCGCCTGCGGGTGGAAATCGCCGAACGGCGACAAGTAGAATTGGCCCTGCGCAATTCTGAAGCTGAACTCCGTGCTCTGTTTGCCGCCATGACGGATGTGATTGCCGTCTTTGATGCCGAGGGTCGTTATCTCAAGATGGTGGCTACCAACTCCACCTTGCCCTACAATCCTCATCAGGAGCGGGTTGGGCGCACTGTTCATGAGGTGTTGCCGCCGGAGTTGGCCCAATGTTTCCTGACCTACATCCGCCAGGTCTTGGCAACGAAAACGACCTATAGCCTGGAATACAGTATGCCGATGGGCAGTTTCCCCCACCCGCCTACGATCGAGCCGGATGGCACAACCACGCCACCAGCAGAAATGGCCTGGTTCTCAGCAAATGTCTCGCCGATGAATGACAACATGGTGGTGTGGGTGGCCCGCAATATCACCGAACGCAAGCGCTCGGAGGAGGCGCTGCGCCAGGAGCAGCAGAAGTCGGAGCGGTTGTTGCTCAATATTTTGCCTCAGCCAATCGCAGAACAACTGAAGCAAAAACAAGATCAAACGCTGATTGCTGAACGGTTCGAGCAGGCAACCATCCTGTTTGCTGATATTGTTGATTTTACCGGTTTGGCCAGCAATATCCCCCCCGTGCGTCTGGTTAGCATCCTGAACCAGATTTTCTCAACCTTTGATCATTTGGCCGAACGTTATGGGTTAGAAAAGATTAAGACGATCGGCGATGCCTATATGGTTGTTGGGGGCCTACCCGCCCAGCGCGAGGATCACGCGGAAGCAGTAGCGGATATGGCTCTAGCCATGCAACAGGCAATCGCCTGTTTCCTGCGCGATAATCGGGAACCTTTCAAACTGCGAATTGGCGTGAATACCGGTCCTGTTGTCGCTGGGGTGATTGGCCTCAAGAAATTCGCCTACGATCTCTGGGGTGATACGGTCAACGTTGCCAGCCGGATGGAATCCCAGGGTATCCCAGGGAAAATCCAGGTGACGGAGGCCATCTATCAACGGTTACACGATCGCTATATATTTGAATGCCGGGGTGAAATTGACGTCAAGGGTCGGGGACCGATGACCACTTACTGGCTGGTAGGCAAACGTAATCTTGCCCCAAACGACCCACTCCTCTCCCCTGCCTGCAAGTTGCAGCAACTTTAG
- the cydB gene encoding cytochrome d ubiquinol oxidase subunit II → MESLEPLQYFLPQVWFFILGLFLFLYVLLDGFDLGVGILSLTASSEERRSILMTSLGNVWDANETWLVLMGGSLFGAFPLAYATILNALYLPAVIMVVGLILRAVSFEFRENAENKLVWNITFGVGSFLAALGQGFALGTVFEGIHVDASGHFIGGMWDWLTWRSVLVALTLIQGYVLIGSTYLILKTTGELQQTHYKTATIATWTTLIGALFITISTPIISEQARAQLFSAPLIYVFGAVPVLGLLLIGLLLRSLQRREENTPLIYTFLIFALSFIGLGFMIFPNIIPPSITIYQAAASPSSLVFMLTFIGFLIPIVLSYNIYNYVVFRGKIVGEAE, encoded by the coding sequence ATGGAATCCTTAGAACCGTTGCAATATTTTCTGCCCCAAGTTTGGTTTTTCATTTTGGGACTGTTCCTGTTTCTCTATGTCCTATTAGATGGCTTTGATTTAGGCGTTGGGATCCTATCATTAACAGCGTCTAGTGAAGAGCGTCGCAGTATTTTAATGACCAGCTTGGGGAACGTTTGGGATGCCAATGAAACCTGGCTGGTGTTAATGGGGGGATCCTTGTTTGGCGCTTTCCCCCTTGCCTATGCCACCATTCTCAATGCCCTCTACCTACCCGCCGTGATTATGGTTGTTGGGTTAATTCTGCGGGCAGTGTCATTTGAGTTTCGGGAAAATGCTGAGAACAAACTGGTCTGGAACATTACCTTTGGCGTTGGTAGTTTCCTGGCAGCGCTAGGTCAGGGGTTTGCACTGGGCACTGTCTTTGAAGGGATTCACGTCGATGCATCTGGCCATTTTATTGGGGGAATGTGGGACTGGCTCACCTGGCGATCGGTGCTGGTGGCCCTGACCTTAATCCAGGGCTATGTTCTCATTGGGTCTACCTATCTGATTCTGAAGACGACCGGTGAACTCCAACAGACCCATTACAAAACCGCTACGATCGCAACCTGGACAACCTTAATCGGTGCCCTATTCATCACAATCAGTACCCCGATTATTTCTGAGCAGGCACGGGCGCAACTCTTTAGTGCACCCCTGATTTACGTTTTCGGAGCCGTGCCCGTGTTAGGTCTTCTCCTGATTGGCTTACTCCTGCGGAGTTTGCAACGGCGGGAAGAAAATACACCCTTAATTTACACTTTTCTGATTTTTGCATTATCTTTTATTGGCTTGGGTTTTATGATTTTCCCAAATATTATTCCGCCAAGTATTACCATCTACCAAGCGGCTGCTTCCCCCAGTTCGTTGGTTTTCATGCTTACTTTTATTGGCTTTTTGATTCCAATTGTTCTGTCCTACAACATCTATAACTATGTGGTCTTCCGTGGCAAAATTGTCGGTGAAGCAGAGTAG
- a CDS encoding cytochrome ubiquinol oxidase subunit I, translating into MSEFLADTVTLSRIQFALTAIFHMLWPVLTTGMAIYLVVIEGLWLKTRNLDYYHHARFWSKLYVLNFGIGVASGLPMAFQFGLNWAPFSEAVGDFFGSILGFEGTMAFMLEASFLGIMLFGWDRVPPLVHWLSTILVAFGANLSTFWILCANSWLQTPAGGEFINGKFVVQDYFHAIANPFMVNSFLHMFFATLETSLFVIGGISAWYIFNQRQSAFFARSLKVILVIAIAVAPLQIFIGHLSAEQVYHYQPAKLAAMEAQWETVPAGQPADWSLIALPSDRDERNYWEVKLPGVLSYLLELKPTLDQPVQGLKTWDAANRPHLVGLIYYSFRIMVAIGLFFAALMAVTVGQWLRGKLSDTAISQQKWLMGAWVLAAPLGYIAVEAGWIVRCVGRQPWIVYGELRTVESASHLPAGEVLFSLVGLTTMYSIFLIAALYFGSRIIRKGPNRELPPPRTALQPTVDIEPAQHGRDRRPLEAQQ; encoded by the coding sequence ATGAGTGAATTTTTGGCTGATACCGTTACCCTATCACGGATACAATTTGCCCTGACAGCTATCTTTCACATGCTCTGGCCAGTATTAACAACTGGCATGGCCATTTATCTAGTCGTGATTGAGGGCCTCTGGTTAAAAACCCGCAATCTTGACTATTATCATCATGCACGATTCTGGTCGAAATTATATGTGCTCAATTTTGGAATTGGCGTAGCATCGGGTTTACCAATGGCCTTCCAGTTTGGCTTAAATTGGGCACCCTTTTCTGAAGCCGTTGGCGACTTTTTTGGAAGCATACTGGGTTTTGAAGGCACGATGGCCTTTATGCTGGAGGCTAGTTTTCTCGGCATTATGTTATTTGGTTGGGATCGAGTTCCGCCGCTGGTTCACTGGCTCTCAACGATTCTGGTAGCCTTTGGTGCCAATTTGTCTACCTTTTGGATTCTGTGTGCCAATTCCTGGTTGCAAACGCCGGCTGGGGGCGAATTTATCAATGGCAAGTTTGTGGTTCAGGACTATTTCCACGCGATCGCGAATCCGTTCATGGTGAATAGTTTTCTCCACATGTTCTTTGCCACCCTTGAAACCTCTCTCTTTGTGATTGGGGGGATTAGCGCCTGGTATATCTTTAACCAACGACAGTCAGCCTTTTTTGCACGATCGCTCAAGGTGATTCTGGTGATTGCGATCGCCGTTGCCCCCCTGCAAATTTTTATTGGCCACTTAAGTGCGGAGCAGGTCTATCATTATCAACCCGCTAAACTTGCGGCGATGGAAGCCCAATGGGAGACCGTACCTGCTGGTCAGCCTGCTGATTGGAGCCTAATTGCCCTACCAAGTGATCGGGATGAGCGCAACTATTGGGAAGTCAAACTACCGGGTGTCTTGAGCTATCTCCTTGAACTAAAACCCACGCTGGATCAACCGGTTCAGGGCTTAAAAACCTGGGATGCTGCCAATCGTCCCCACTTGGTTGGCTTGATTTATTATTCCTTCCGAATCATGGTGGCGATCGGCTTATTTTTTGCCGCACTTATGGCCGTTACTGTGGGGCAGTGGTTGCGGGGAAAATTGTCAGATACGGCAATTAGCCAACAAAAGTGGCTGATGGGCGCTTGGGTTTTAGCAGCTCCCCTTGGGTATATCGCCGTGGAAGCCGGTTGGATCGTTCGGTGTGTGGGCAGACAACCGTGGATTGTCTACGGCGAACTGCGCACGGTAGAATCCGCTTCCCATTTACCAGCAGGGGAAGTTCTCTTTTCCCTCGTTGGGTTAACGACGATGTATAGCATTTTTCTGATTGCTGCCCTTTATTTTGGGAGTCGTATTATCCGCAAAGGTCCCAACCGGGAACTTCCACCGCCTCGCACGGCGTTGCAACCGACCGTTGATATCGAACCGGCCCAACACGGGCGCGATCGGCGTCCGCTGGAAGCGCAACAGTAG
- the ureC gene encoding urease subunit alpha: MSYRMDRRAYAETYGPTVGDRVRLADTDLIIEVERDFTTYGDEVKFGGGKVIRDGMGQSPIPNAEGAVDLVITNALILDWWGIVKADIGIKDGRIAQIGKAGNPYIQDNVDIIIGPGTEALAGEGMILTAGGIDAHIHFICPQQIETAIASGITTMIGGGTGPATGTNATTCTPGPWNLYRMLQAADAFPVNLGFLGKGNSSLPAALQEQVEAGAIGLKLHEDWGTTPAAIDTCLSVADRYDVQVAIHTDTLNESGFVEDTIAAFKNRVIHTYHTEGAGGGHAPDIIKVCGEPNVLPSSTNPTRPYTANTLEEHLDMLMVCHHLDRSIPEDVAFAESRIRRETIAAEDILHDLGAFSMISSDSQAMGRVGEVILRTWQTAHKMKVQRGPLPEDSDRNDNFRAKRYVAKYTINPAIAHGIASHVGSVEVGKLADLCLWRPAFFGVKPEIILKGGLIAWSQMGDANASIPTPQPVHPRPMFGSFGGAIAATSLTFMSQAAIDKGIAQQLQLRKPAIAVGNIRQLSKRDMKLNDALPRMEVNPETYEVRADGVLLTCEPATVLPMAQRYFLF, encoded by the coding sequence ATGAGCTATCGCATGGATCGCCGTGCCTATGCCGAAACCTATGGCCCCACTGTGGGGGATCGCGTGCGCCTTGCGGATACGGACTTGATTATTGAGGTGGAACGGGATTTCACGACCTATGGCGATGAGGTGAAATTCGGAGGTGGGAAGGTGATCCGGGATGGGATGGGTCAGTCCCCGATTCCAAATGCGGAGGGGGCGGTTGATCTAGTGATTACCAATGCCTTAATCCTAGATTGGTGGGGGATTGTGAAGGCTGACATTGGCATCAAGGATGGCCGTATTGCCCAAATTGGGAAAGCTGGCAATCCCTACATTCAAGACAATGTTGACATTATCATTGGGCCGGGCACGGAAGCGCTGGCGGGGGAAGGGATGATTCTCACGGCTGGCGGCATTGATGCCCATATTCACTTTATTTGTCCGCAGCAAATTGAAACGGCGATCGCCTCTGGCATCACGACGATGATCGGTGGTGGCACGGGACCCGCTACAGGAACGAATGCCACTACCTGCACGCCGGGACCTTGGAACCTTTACCGAATGCTCCAGGCGGCGGATGCGTTTCCGGTGAATTTGGGCTTTTTGGGCAAGGGGAATAGCAGTTTGCCGGCAGCCCTCCAGGAGCAGGTGGAAGCGGGGGCGATCGGTCTCAAGCTCCATGAGGATTGGGGCACCACGCCCGCGGCGATCGATACTTGCCTGAGTGTGGCCGATCGCTACGATGTTCAGGTGGCGATTCACACCGACACCTTAAACGAGTCTGGGTTTGTCGAAGATACGATCGCGGCCTTCAAAAACCGGGTGATCCACACCTACCACACCGAAGGCGCAGGCGGGGGCCATGCACCCGACATTATCAAAGTGTGCGGCGAACCGAATGTGTTGCCCTCGTCGACCAACCCCACCCGACCCTATACGGCCAATACCCTAGAAGAGCACCTGGATATGCTCATGGTCTGCCACCATCTGGACCGCAGCATTCCGGAAGATGTGGCCTTTGCTGAGTCCCGGATTCGCCGCGAAACGATCGCCGCCGAAGATATCCTGCACGATCTGGGGGCCTTCAGCATGATTTCCTCCGACTCCCAGGCAATGGGTCGGGTGGGGGAAGTGATTCTGCGTACCTGGCAGACGGCCCATAAGATGAAAGTGCAACGGGGACCGCTCCCGGAGGATTCCGATCGCAACGATAACTTCCGGGCCAAACGGTACGTGGCCAAGTACACGATTAATCCGGCGATCGCCCACGGTATTGCGAGTCACGTCGGTTCTGTAGAAGTGGGGAAACTGGCGGATCTGTGTCTCTGGCGTCCGGCCTTTTTTGGTGTGAAACCGGAAATTATCCTCAAGGGCGGCCTGATTGCCTGGTCCCAGATGGGCGATGCCAATGCCAGTATTCCCACCCCCCAGCCGGTGCATCCGCGACCGATGTTTGGCAGTTTTGGCGGCGCGATCGCGGCGACGTCGCTCACCTTTATGTCCCAAGCCGCGATCGACAAGGGGATTGCCCAACAGTTGCAATTACGGAAACCCGCGATCGCCGTCGGTAATATCCGCCAGTTGAGCAAGCGAGATATGAAACTGAATGATGCCCTACCCCGAATGGAAGTCAATCCCGAAACCTATGAGGTGCGGGCGGATGGGGTGTTATTAACCTGTGAACCGGCCACCGTCCTGCCAATGGCCCAGCGGTATTTCCTGTTTTAA